A window of the Acetobacteraceae bacterium genome harbors these coding sequences:
- a CDS encoding adenylosuccinate synthase, whose amino-acid sequence MSKRLPSQNITVIGLQWGDEGKGKIVDWVADRADAVVRFQGGHNAGHTLVVEDKVYKLSLLPSGIVQGKISVIGNGVVVDPKALLEEIERVKAQGVEITPDNLWISGTAPLILPFHGAVDRAKEAAKGNNKIGTTGRGIGPAYEDKVGRRALRLADLSDPETVSEKLDDLLFHHNALLKGLGAKTFSKEEVFEFIADIAPKVLPFAKETDAMLSQIVARGGELLFEGAQAVMLDVDHGTYPFVTSSNTVASNVGTGTGLGAKASGLVLGVAKAYATRVGSGPFPTELFDKTGELIAKRGHEFGTVTGRPRRCGWFDAVMMRYAVRVGGADAIALTKLDILDELPKIAIAVAYELDGKRIQTLPSAMKEQERLKPIYEYHEGWQQSTKGIRKWEDLPEKAQNYLKRLEELTQTKIACVSTGPERNEIIFAEGFAEILG is encoded by the coding sequence ATGTCCAAAAGACTTCCATCCCAGAATATAACTGTCATTGGCTTGCAGTGGGGCGATGAAGGCAAGGGAAAAATTGTTGACTGGGTTGCGGATCGTGCTGATGCTGTTGTCCGTTTTCAAGGTGGGCATAACGCGGGACATACCTTGGTTGTGGAAGACAAGGTTTATAAGCTGTCTCTTTTGCCTTCAGGAATTGTTCAAGGAAAAATCAGCGTTATTGGGAATGGGGTTGTGGTGGATCCAAAAGCGCTTTTGGAAGAAATTGAACGTGTTAAAGCGCAAGGCGTTGAAATTACCCCCGATAATCTCTGGATTTCAGGAACAGCACCTTTGATTTTGCCTTTTCATGGGGCGGTTGACCGTGCAAAAGAGGCTGCAAAAGGAAATAATAAAATCGGAACAACAGGCCGTGGAATTGGCCCTGCTTATGAAGATAAGGTTGGACGCCGTGCTTTGCGCCTTGCAGATCTTTCCGATCCAGAGACGGTCAGTGAAAAATTAGACGATCTTTTGTTTCATCATAATGCTTTATTAAAGGGATTGGGGGCTAAAACCTTTAGTAAAGAAGAGGTTTTTGAATTTATCGCTGATATTGCACCAAAAGTTCTGCCTTTTGCAAAAGAAACAGATGCGATGCTTTCTCAGATTGTCGCAAGGGGTGGCGAGCTTCTTTTTGAAGGTGCGCAGGCAGTGATGCTTGATGTTGACCATGGGACTTATCCTTTTGTGACGAGTTCTAATACTGTCGCTTCAAATGTTGGAACAGGTACAGGCCTTGGTGCAAAAGCCTCTGGTCTTGTTTTGGGCGTAGCGAAGGCTTATGCAACCCGTGTTGGATCAGGGCCTTTTCCAACGGAATTATTTGATAAAACAGGTGAGCTTATTGCAAAAAGAGGTCATGAGTTTGGGACTGTTACAGGGCGTCCACGTCGCTGTGGCTGGTTTGATGCTGTGATGATGCGTTATGCGGTGCGTGTTGGCGGTGCAGACGCAATCGCTTTAACAAAGCTTGATATTTTAGATGAGCTTCCAAAAATTGCGATTGCTGTGGCCTATGAGTTAGATGGGAAAAGAATTCAAACCTTGCCATCTGCAATGAAAGAGCAAGAACGTTTAAAGCCAATTTATGAATATCATGAAGGCTGGCAGCAAAGCACAAAAGGTATTCGTAAGTGGGAGGATTTACCTGAAAAAGCGCAAAATTATCTCAAACGTCTTGAAGAATTGACACAAACAAAAATCGCCTGTGTTTCGACAGGCCCCGAAAGAAATGAGATTATTTTTGCAGAGGGTTTTGCTGAAATTTTAGGCTAA
- a CDS encoding adenine phosphoribosyltransferase: MSTSFSFPNSVDLRQYIREVPDFPKKGINFYDISTLIANADAWQLTTARLTKITAEFNPDLLLGVESRGFICAASVAQRLGLGFAMVRKPGKLPTETISESYGLEYGQDELHLQKDVIRPGQRVVIMDDLLATGGTVAAACRLIEKAGGVVAGIAVIVELEFLKAREKLSAPVATLVTY; the protein is encoded by the coding sequence ATTTCTACTTCTTTTTCATTCCCAAATTCAGTAGATCTGCGCCAATATATTCGTGAAGTTCCTGATTTTCCAAAAAAAGGAATTAATTTCTATGATATTTCAACTTTGATTGCGAATGCAGATGCATGGCAGCTCACAACAGCACGTCTTACAAAGATAACGGCAGAATTTAATCCAGATCTCCTCCTTGGTGTCGAAAGCCGAGGTTTTATCTGTGCAGCGTCCGTGGCGCAGAGATTAGGGCTTGGTTTTGCTATGGTGCGCAAGCCTGGAAAATTACCGACAGAAACCATTTCAGAAAGCTATGGTCTCGAATATGGTCAGGATGAGCTTCATCTTCAAAAAGATGTCATTAGACCAGGTCAGCGTGTTGTGATTATGGATGATCTCTTAGCAACAGGAGGAACAGTGGCGGCTGCTTGCCGTTTAATTGAGAAGGCTGGCGGTGTTGTTGCTGGGATTGCGGTTATTGTTGAGCTTGAATTTTTAAAGGCTCGAGAAAAGCTTTCTGCACCTGTTGCAACACTTGTGACATATTAG
- a CDS encoding DUF541 domain-containing protein, with amino-acid sequence MSFLKKRYLSFSALCAISAMAAFCLPLTTHADEAGKCKDTKHTHLSFHSEGEISMQPNLLILHLRAEHSAANPAKAQAELNQMVAHALSNANQGQKNIAGLEIQTGDYSVNQTGSDSKSSAWSASQEISIKAPVDDTKPAQSEALLRIGGNLQNLGLSLNQIEWTLDENTKKSVTDKAIQKALEALIPEAKNAGKALGLNFISLESVNIDRPYFQGPTPRVMLMSAASNRMAKDVAPQSNPHELHISASANAVAVLGK; translated from the coding sequence ATGTCTTTTTTAAAAAAACGCTACCTATCTTTTTCTGCACTTTGTGCCATTTCTGCTATGGCGGCTTTTTGCCTGCCTCTTACGACACATGCAGATGAAGCTGGCAAATGCAAAGACACCAAACATACGCACCTCTCTTTCCACAGTGAAGGCGAAATAAGTATGCAGCCTAACCTTTTAATCCTCCATCTAAGAGCAGAACATTCTGCCGCTAACCCTGCAAAAGCACAGGCCGAACTAAACCAAATGGTTGCCCATGCGCTTAGCAATGCAAACCAGGGGCAAAAAAATATCGCAGGTTTAGAAATCCAAACAGGCGACTACTCTGTCAATCAAACGGGTTCTGATTCAAAGTCTTCGGCTTGGAGTGCCTCTCAAGAAATTTCGATTAAAGCCCCAGTCGATGACACAAAGCCAGCTCAAAGTGAGGCTCTTTTGCGTATTGGAGGGAATCTCCAAAATCTAGGTCTTAGTCTCAACCAAATTGAATGGACTCTAGATGAAAATACCAAGAAATCTGTCACAGACAAAGCTATTCAAAAAGCTTTAGAAGCGCTCATTCCTGAAGCTAAAAATGCAGGAAAAGCACTCGGCCTGAACTTTATTTCTCTCGAATCTGTTAACATTGACCGTCCTTATTTCCAAGGCCCAACCCCTCGTGTCATGCTCATGAGCGCTGCAAGCAACCGGATGGCCAAAGATGTTGCGCCTCAATCTAATCCGCATGAGTTGCACATCTCCGCATCAGCAAATGCCGTTGCTGTTTTAGGAAAATAA
- a CDS encoding TIGR00730 family Rossman fold protein, translating to MTFKTCAVFCGSRFGNSPSFAQEAEHIGKILAQNHITLIYGGGNTGLMGAVATACLQAGGNVKGVIPYFLKEVETAHPDVADLETTNSMSSRKVKMIELSEAFIILPGGLGTFDEFFEVVTERQLNLSQKPIFLLNIENWANPLLKTLEACVKQGFAEENILNFVKIFPSAKGFEAFFKTLNKNY from the coding sequence ATGACATTTAAAACTTGCGCCGTCTTCTGCGGCTCCCGCTTTGGAAACTCGCCTTCTTTTGCACAAGAAGCTGAACACATAGGAAAAATTCTCGCACAAAATCACATTACACTGATTTATGGCGGTGGAAACACAGGCCTTATGGGCGCTGTCGCCACAGCCTGCCTTCAAGCTGGAGGGAATGTAAAAGGCGTTATCCCATATTTTTTAAAAGAGGTGGAAACTGCTCATCCTGACGTAGCAGATCTCGAAACAACGAACAGCATGTCCAGCCGAAAAGTCAAAATGATCGAACTTTCAGAAGCGTTTATCATTTTACCGGGAGGTTTGGGGACATTCGACGAGTTTTTTGAAGTCGTAACAGAACGTCAATTAAATCTTTCTCAAAAACCCATTTTTCTTTTGAATATTGAGAATTGGGCAAATCCCCTCTTAAAAACCCTCGAAGCCTGTGTCAAACAAGGCTTTGCAGAAGAAAATATTCTTAATTTCGTAAAAATCTTTCCCTCTGCAAAAGGCTTCGAGGCATTTTTTAAGACCTTAAACAAAAATTACTGA
- the ftsY gene encoding signal recognition particle-docking protein FtsY, which yields MSSFFGKIKKGLSRSTQKFTEILTGTKIDDETLEELEDELIAADLGPETAARAIEKFRSKVTHGATLSAEQLQESLAEVLAETLEPLEAPFTLQEDKKPHVILMVGVNGTGKTTTSGKIAAQFALEGEKVFLAAADTFRAAAVEQLQTWGERANVPVITGKMGGDPASVAYDALDQATKAKADLLIIDTAGRLHNKNTLMEELAKMIRVLKKIDPDAPHSVLLTLDAVTGQNALDQVKIFRELVRVTGLIITKIDGTARGGIVAALAHVENPVPVHFVGFGEKLEDLRPFKADLYAKGLVGLDENPKTTEDAEAPLEAIAATIENDKSTHPKENLAEENIPPASPAVESTDKTATKEKQQQKETSPEDSLPKPKNTEEQLVETQQEKTEEPIKKKGFFHSWFSKS from the coding sequence ATGTCTTCTTTTTTTGGTAAAATTAAAAAAGGTCTTTCCCGAAGCACACAAAAATTTACAGAGATTCTAACAGGCACCAAAATAGATGATGAAACCTTAGAAGAATTAGAAGATGAGCTGATTGCTGCAGATTTAGGTCCGGAAACCGCAGCGCGTGCCATTGAGAAATTTCGTTCCAAAGTAACCCATGGCGCAACCTTAAGCGCAGAGCAACTGCAAGAAAGTCTTGCTGAAGTCTTAGCAGAAACTTTAGAGCCTCTCGAAGCCCCCTTCACTTTACAAGAAGATAAAAAGCCGCACGTCATTTTAATGGTTGGCGTTAATGGTACGGGGAAAACGACGACTTCTGGAAAAATCGCAGCACAATTTGCCTTAGAAGGGGAAAAAGTTTTTCTTGCCGCAGCCGACACCTTCCGTGCTGCGGCTGTGGAACAGCTTCAAACATGGGGAGAGCGCGCAAATGTCCCCGTTATCACAGGAAAAATGGGAGGTGACCCCGCCTCCGTTGCCTATGATGCCTTGGATCAAGCCACAAAGGCAAAGGCTGATCTTTTAATTATTGATACCGCAGGACGTCTCCATAATAAAAATACCCTTATGGAAGAACTGGCAAAGATGATCCGCGTCCTTAAAAAAATCGACCCCGATGCGCCTCACTCTGTTTTGCTTACGCTTGACGCTGTTACAGGTCAAAATGCGCTTGATCAGGTTAAAATTTTCCGTGAACTCGTCCGGGTAACAGGCCTGATTATCACCAAAATTGATGGAACAGCCCGAGGAGGCATTGTTGCTGCCTTAGCGCATGTCGAAAATCCCGTCCCAGTTCACTTTGTTGGCTTTGGCGAAAAACTCGAAGATTTACGTCCCTTTAAAGCGGATCTTTATGCCAAAGGCCTCGTTGGGCTCGACGAAAATCCAAAAACAACTGAAGACGCAGAAGCGCCTCTTGAAGCTATTGCAGCAACCATCGAAAATGATAAATCTACCCACCCCAAAGAAAATCTAGCAGAAGAAAACATTCCTCCTGCCTCTCCAGCCGTTGAGTCTACCGACAAGACAGCTACGAAAGAAAAGCAGCAACAAAAAGAGACTTCCCCTGAAGATTCTCTTCCAAAACCAAAAAATACTGAAGAACAACTAGTCGAGACACAGCAGGAAAAAACAGAAGAGCCCATTAAGAAAAAAGGCTTTTTCCATTCCTGGTTCAGCAAATCATAA
- a CDS encoding MiaB/RimO family radical SAM methylthiotransferase translates to MASSSSSPHNRVQHLTFGCRLNFLESETMENLASQTEEKEDLLIVNSCAVTAEAERQARQAIRKAHKENPALKIILTGCASERNPEKWKDLPGVSKIVSNLTKLSPTEWGISDKKSIPAPQSRRTRALLQIQQGCDHSCTFCVIPQGRGKARSLSKTEILNQAGILLEAGHKEIVLTGVDIASWHENGERLGQLCRDILKAHPNLPRLRLSSIDPELIAPQNLDKNLWDLIENEERFTPYLHLSLQAGANLILKRMKRRHSCQDVDYIIQRTRQARPHFAIGADLIAGFPTETDALFEETFHSLSNWKIPFLHVFPYSERPNTPAAKMPSVPKKKRQERAKRVRLLGQATCHAFLKSLVGQEAAVLFETAEKGMLPNFARFHLEENTERKGISGEILQVKITNATENELLGHLIK, encoded by the coding sequence TTGGCTTCCTCCTCCTCTTCCCCACATAACCGTGTCCAACATTTGACTTTTGGCTGTCGTTTAAACTTTTTAGAAAGCGAAACGATGGAAAATCTTGCCTCTCAAACAGAGGAGAAAGAGGATCTTCTTATCGTCAATAGCTGTGCGGTCACAGCAGAAGCTGAACGCCAAGCACGCCAAGCCATACGCAAAGCGCATAAAGAAAATCCAGCCCTTAAAATTATTTTGACAGGTTGTGCCAGTGAACGGAATCCTGAAAAATGGAAGGATTTACCTGGCGTTTCGAAAATTGTTTCAAACCTTACCAAACTTTCACCTACCGAATGGGGGATTAGCGATAAAAAATCTATCCCAGCCCCTCAAAGCAGGCGGACAAGGGCCCTGCTCCAAATCCAGCAAGGGTGCGATCACTCCTGCACCTTCTGCGTTATTCCACAAGGACGGGGCAAAGCCCGCTCTCTTTCAAAAACTGAAATTTTAAATCAAGCAGGTATTTTACTTGAAGCTGGCCATAAGGAAATCGTTCTCACTGGCGTAGATATTGCTTCTTGGCACGAAAATGGCGAACGCCTTGGGCAACTTTGTAGAGATATTTTAAAAGCGCACCCTAACTTACCCCGATTACGCCTTTCTTCTATTGATCCTGAACTTATTGCGCCCCAAAATTTGGATAAAAACCTTTGGGATTTAATTGAGAATGAGGAGCGCTTCACGCCCTATCTTCATCTTTCCCTCCAAGCTGGCGCTAATTTGATTTTAAAACGCATGAAACGCCGCCATTCTTGCCAAGATGTCGATTACATTATTCAGCGTACCCGTCAAGCACGTCCGCATTTTGCTATTGGTGCCGATTTAATTGCTGGCTTTCCAACAGAAACAGATGCGCTTTTCGAGGAAACTTTTCATTCTCTCTCAAATTGGAAAATTCCTTTCCTGCATGTGTTTCCTTATAGCGAGCGTCCCAATACACCTGCTGCAAAAATGCCTTCTGTTCCTAAAAAAAAACGTCAGGAACGCGCAAAGCGTGTGCGTCTCTTAGGCCAAGCAACATGTCATGCCTTTCTCAAATCCCTCGTTGGACAAGAAGCCGCCGTTTTATTTGAAACGGCCGAAAAAGGTATGCTTCCAAATTTTGCACGCTTTCATTTAGAGGAAAACACTGAACGCAAGGGCATTTCTGGAGAAATCCTTCAAGTTAAAATTACCAATGCCACCGAAAATGAACTTCTTGGCCATCTTATTAAATAA
- a CDS encoding multidrug effflux MFS transporter: protein MQKEIQNKQTKLEKFFFILLMGSFVAIAPVSTDIYLPALPGMENDLHAISGSGAWTLSAWVLGVAVGQLLAGSLMDRFGRRMPLLIGTLVYAVASIGCALSPSMNALCAYRLLAAFFGAFSLVAPQACIRDIAKGNEGAHLLSRLALVQGIVPLLAPAMGGMILEYMSWRVLFLGMAVYGFCSASLVFLIPKKIEESPSAEILKSQSTFHSFLNIYQQVLSDKSFRFYGGIWMLQGVFVFSYLSAAPAIFERSFGLTPTQYGILFGAMAFMMIVTPQLNAFLLKKFVTEKILRISALIGVFLAFIFLGSAFLSSNALLHATIPERFIWFYPVAVSLILLLCSFVMLSPNACACALYYQGKNAGTAAGLAGSGFYLTGFLASLVMGFAPQGTAVPLAFILLFVIFLQLLLSVKAPNLPNDMEDAL from the coding sequence ATGCAAAAAGAGATTCAGAATAAACAAACGAAATTAGAGAAATTCTTTTTCATTTTATTGATGGGAAGCTTTGTCGCTATAGCCCCTGTCTCAACAGATATTTACCTGCCGGCATTGCCAGGCATGGAGAATGACCTTCATGCGATTTCAGGCAGCGGCGCATGGACGCTAAGCGCATGGGTTTTAGGGGTGGCAGTCGGGCAGCTTTTAGCAGGGTCTTTAATGGATCGTTTCGGACGGCGGATGCCTTTGCTGATTGGCACCTTAGTCTATGCTGTGGCCTCGATTGGCTGTGCGCTTTCTCCAAGCATGAATGCTTTATGTGCTTACCGTTTACTGGCTGCTTTTTTTGGCGCTTTCAGCCTTGTCGCACCGCAAGCTTGTATTCGTGATATTGCCAAGGGGAATGAGGGAGCGCATTTACTTTCCCGTCTTGCGCTTGTTCAAGGAATTGTTCCTCTTTTAGCACCCGCAATGGGTGGAATGATTTTAGAATATATGAGCTGGCGTGTTCTTTTTTTGGGGATGGCCGTTTATGGCTTTTGTTCTGCCAGCCTTGTATTTTTAATTCCTAAAAAGATTGAGGAAAGCCCATCTGCTGAAATTTTAAAATCCCAAAGTACTTTTCATTCATTCTTAAATATTTATCAGCAGGTTTTGTCAGATAAATCTTTTCGTTTCTATGGTGGTATTTGGATGTTACAGGGGGTGTTTGTTTTTTCTTACCTTTCTGCAGCGCCGGCTATTTTTGAGAGAAGCTTTGGTTTAACGCCAACGCAATATGGCATTTTATTTGGTGCAATGGCTTTTATGATGATTGTGACACCACAGCTAAATGCTTTTTTGCTAAAAAAATTCGTAACTGAAAAAATTCTGCGTATCTCTGCTCTGATTGGCGTTTTTTTGGCGTTCATTTTTCTAGGAAGCGCCTTTTTATCCTCAAACGCACTTTTGCATGCCACAATCCCAGAGCGTTTCATTTGGTTTTATCCTGTCGCAGTGAGTTTAATTTTGCTTCTTTGCTCTTTTGTGATGTTAAGTCCAAATGCCTGTGCTTGCGCTTTGTATTATCAGGGAAAAAATGCGGGAACAGCTGCAGGGCTTGCCGGGAGTGGTTTTTATTTAACGGGTTTTTTAGCAAGCCTCGTGATGGGATTTGCGCCACAAGGAACGGCTGTGCCTTTAGCTTTTATTTTACTTTTTGTCATTTTTCTACAGCTCCTTCTTTCTGTGAAAGCGCCGAATTTGCCGAATGATATGGAAGACGCACTTTAG
- a CDS encoding MFS transporter → MTTSPPVPHRSPTLTVMPIVLFNFIVYFVVGLPNAVISAIFVHQALGFSTAVAGFVITTQYLGTFIARLFAGSLVDKYGSKKILSIGLIACTISGIFMALASIWAYSIGSDACLHNDSLRYAILGVALISRLFMGWGESWTATPVTAWNIRRVGHDHISVAISWNGVTTYSGIAIGVGVGQWMASLPPQAAIAPAIGLLPVGLVSMALALIALLILSSYKALPPLHNADKGKPGSSMSLFTAIGKVLPYGLGLAAGSFGFGSINAFLALYYQANTWNHLNIAWYIFAFCFIATRLCGTGPIDKGYGVRIAMGALAVEALAFIIMALFHQQAAAIVGVALTATGFSLIFPALGTEATKMGGPESTGILNAAFSLFTDSTIFIVGPLMGVVKDLFGWYIMFCSVGTLCIVGIIATLGLLAIRKKEGIVPVRK, encoded by the coding sequence ATGACAACTTCCCCCCCTGTACCTCATCGGTCTCCGACACTCACGGTGATGCCAATAGTGTTGTTTAACTTTATTGTGTATTTCGTTGTTGGTTTACCAAATGCTGTTATCAGCGCCATTTTCGTACATCAGGCTCTTGGATTTTCCACTGCTGTTGCTGGTTTCGTTATCACGACACAATATCTCGGAACTTTTATCGCCCGCCTTTTCGCCGGATCTCTTGTTGATAAATACGGCTCAAAAAAAATCTTAAGTATCGGACTTATCGCCTGCACGATTTCTGGTATCTTCATGGCGTTAGCTTCTATTTGGGCTTACAGCATCGGTTCAGATGCTTGCTTGCATAACGACTCACTGCGCTATGCGATTTTAGGTGTCGCCCTTATCAGCCGTCTTTTCATGGGATGGGGAGAAAGCTGGACAGCAACCCCCGTCACAGCCTGGAACATCAGAAGGGTTGGACATGACCACATCTCCGTTGCTATTTCTTGGAACGGTGTCACAACCTACTCTGGTATTGCAATCGGTGTTGGCGTTGGTCAATGGATGGCTTCTCTACCGCCTCAAGCTGCGATTGCACCAGCAATTGGTCTTCTTCCAGTTGGGCTAGTTTCAATGGCTCTAGCCTTAATAGCTCTTTTGATCCTTTCTTCTTATAAAGCGCTTCCACCGCTTCACAATGCAGATAAAGGAAAACCTGGCAGCAGCATGTCTCTTTTCACAGCCATTGGTAAAGTTTTACCTTACGGCTTAGGACTTGCAGCAGGTTCTTTCGGTTTTGGAAGTATCAACGCCTTTTTAGCACTTTACTATCAAGCCAACACTTGGAATCATCTCAATATTGCTTGGTACATTTTTGCCTTCTGCTTTATTGCAACACGGCTTTGCGGAACTGGCCCAATTGATAAAGGCTATGGTGTCCGCATTGCAATGGGTGCCCTCGCTGTTGAAGCACTCGCCTTCATCATTATGGCACTCTTCCATCAGCAAGCAGCAGCCATCGTTGGCGTTGCTCTTACAGCAACAGGATTCTCCTTAATTTTCCCTGCGCTTGGAACAGAAGCCACAAAAATGGGAGGACCAGAATCAACTGGTATTCTTAATGCAGCCTTCTCTCTTTTCACAGATTCAACAATTTTCATCGTTGGCCCACTTATGGGTGTCGTGAAAGACTTATTCGGCTGGTACATCATGTTCTGCTCCGTTGGAACGCTTTGTATCGTTGGGATTATTGCAACTCTTGGGTTGCTTGCAATTCGAAAAAAAGAAGGCATTGTTCCTGTTAGAAAATAA
- a CDS encoding trypsin-like serine protease — MVQLRKISPAVFNTLASLIGGAIAGALISTAFFAFAVRYRHLGSGNVAYIQRTSPTPVSEPLVGGGQSNTPLSNKPFFSRIGEPALSIARPFSFSPLVRRVIPAVVNISVAADDSALDDADDETETSEETPDTNSAHSVPAKNISDDESGMGSGFIIDSSGIIVTNAHVVGDGSHVMVALTDGKVLSGKFLGSDPLTDIAVLKVESDSPLPFVKWGNSSLVDIGDWVIAAGNPFGFGSSVTVGIISAIGRDLGLGALDNYMQIDAPINPGNSGGPAFNIRGEVVAVNAAIASPSEGSVGIGFGVPSELVRPIVNQILKTGHVDHGWIGVTIDDSVFPLRVIKVDYNGPAWAAGLRPGDQLLQLDGSAVQSARALFRSIGVSEPGSIFAFTIRRKGEQKILPVRLGGASAEDIATESGVNSSGSGGGDGSTTSTFF, encoded by the coding sequence ATGGTTCAGCTTCGTAAAATTTCTCCTGCTGTTTTTAATACACTGGCCTCCTTAATTGGAGGGGCGATCGCTGGTGCCTTAATAAGTACAGCTTTTTTTGCTTTTGCTGTGCGGTATCGGCATTTAGGCAGTGGAAATGTTGCTTATATTCAGCGGACAAGTCCGACCCCTGTTTCAGAACCTCTGGTTGGGGGAGGGCAAAGCAATACGCCACTTTCCAATAAACCTTTTTTTTCACGTATTGGTGAGCCAGCTCTTTCTATTGCGCGTCCGTTCAGTTTCTCTCCATTGGTACGCAGGGTTATTCCTGCCGTTGTAAATATTTCTGTTGCAGCGGATGATTCTGCATTAGATGATGCGGACGATGAAACAGAGACCTCAGAGGAAACACCCGATACAAATTCGGCACATTCTGTACCTGCAAAAAATATTTCGGACGATGAAAGCGGTATGGGATCAGGCTTTATCATTGATTCCTCAGGTATTATTGTTACAAATGCCCACGTTGTTGGAGATGGCAGCCATGTTATGGTCGCTCTCACAGATGGAAAAGTTTTGTCAGGTAAATTTTTAGGCAGTGATCCTTTGACTGATATTGCGGTTCTTAAGGTAGAGAGTGACTCCCCTTTACCTTTTGTCAAATGGGGGAACAGCTCTCTTGTTGATATTGGGGATTGGGTGATTGCCGCAGGAAATCCTTTTGGATTTGGCTCATCGGTTACGGTTGGGATTATTTCTGCGATTGGGCGTGATCTCGGTCTTGGAGCGCTGGATAATTATATGCAGATAGATGCGCCGATTAATCCTGGAAATTCTGGAGGACCTGCCTTTAATATTCGGGGAGAGGTCGTTGCGGTTAATGCAGCGATTGCAAGTCCAAGTGAAGGATCTGTTGGCATTGGTTTTGGGGTTCCAAGTGAATTGGTGCGGCCTATTGTGAATCAAATTTTAAAGACAGGGCATGTCGATCATGGTTGGATTGGAGTGACCATTGATGACAGTGTTTTTCCTTTGCGGGTTATTAAGGTTGATTATAATGGCCCTGCTTGGGCTGCAGGGTTGCGTCCTGGTGATCAGCTTCTACAGCTTGACGGCAGTGCTGTGCAAAGTGCACGTGCGCTTTTCAGGAGTATTGGTGTTTCTGAACCAGGAAGTATTTTTGCCTTTACGATCCGTCGAAAAGGAGAACAAAAAATTCTGCCTGTTCGGTTAGGAGGGGCTTCTGCAGAAGATATTGCCACAGAATCTGGCGTAAATAGTTCAGGATCTGGTGGTGGAGACGGCTCGACAACGTCAACTTTTTTCTAA
- a CDS encoding NUDIX hydrolase, with the protein MAYENPWLQVRENRFIDPSGRKGFFGIIERNQFAVIIPLHADGSITFVSQYRYPIAKRLLELPMGMWEDRPNASIFDLAAGELEEETGLSAKEFLFAGSFFQGAGYSDQRGSVFVAKDLSQGQTHREASENDMKTVRIAGSKLKEMVANGEIECMVTLSALMSACARGLLKL; encoded by the coding sequence ATTGCGTATGAGAATCCTTGGTTACAGGTACGGGAAAACCGTTTTATAGACCCTTCAGGTCGCAAAGGTTTTTTTGGCATTATTGAGCGGAATCAGTTTGCCGTTATTATCCCATTACATGCGGATGGGAGTATTACTTTTGTCTCTCAATACCGTTATCCAATCGCAAAACGTCTTTTAGAGCTTCCTATGGGAATGTGGGAAGATCGGCCCAATGCCAGTATCTTTGATTTGGCGGCAGGCGAACTGGAAGAGGAAACAGGTCTTAGCGCTAAAGAATTTCTTTTTGCAGGTTCATTTTTTCAAGGGGCTGGATATTCTGACCAAAGAGGAAGCGTTTTTGTGGCAAAAGATCTTTCTCAAGGCCAGACTCATCGTGAAGCAAGTGAAAATGATATGAAAACGGTTCGTATTGCAGGCTCTAAGCTCAAAGAGATGGTTGCGAATGGGGAGATCGAATGTATGGTAACTTTGTCTGCCCTTATGAGTGCCTGCGCACGTGGCCTTTTGAAGCTTTAA